The DNA window AGCACTCCGTTTGCGCTGGGTCAGAACCTCGTATTATTGCGCGCGAGTGGCGAACGCGTCGTCCCCGCATTTCTTCGCTGGCTGGCATCAAGTCCGCCATGGTGGGAGCAGATAGCGAAATTTCTCAATGTTGGCGCAGTGTTCGATAGCCTGCGCTGTGCCGATGTCCCGAATTTTGGATTGCCGATCCCTCCAAGGCGCGATCAAGAGGCGATTGCTGAATTGCTCTCCGCCCTCGACGACAAGATCGAGTTGAACCGGCGAATGAACGAAACGCTGGAGGCGCAGGCTCAGGCGTTGTTCCGCGACTGGTTCGTCGATTTCGGCCCGGTTAAGGCCAAGATGACTGGCGACGCCCCCTATCTCGCGCCGGACCTCTGGTCCCTCTTCCCTAACCGCCTCGACGACGACGGCGTGCCGGAGGGGTGGACCTACTCGACAATTGGCACCGAGGTGGATGCGGTGGGCGGCTCCACGCCGAGCACGAAAAACACTGAGTTTTGGGATGGCGACATCGCTTGGACAACGCCGAAAGACCTTTCCGGCCTGAATTCGCCAATTCTGCTCGAAACTTCCCGCCGCATCACATCAACAGGTCTTGCCAAGATCAGTTCTGGCCTGCTGCCAAGAGGAACGGTGCTTTTATCGTCCCGCGCGCCTGTTGGGTATCTGGCCATCAGCGAGATCCCGCTAGCGGTCAACCAAGGCTATATTGCAATGCTATGCGGAGGACGCATTTCGAATTTCTTCGCTTTCCTATGGGCGAAGCAGAATATGGACTTGATCCTTCAAAACGCAAACGGCTCTACATTTCAGGAAATCAGTAAGAAGAACTTCCGCCCGTTGCCGGTCATCGTCGCTGATGAGCACGTGCACCGGCAATTCGACAGCATGGTAAAACCGTTCTTCGAGAAGATTGTCGCGAACGAACTGGAGAGCCGCACGCTAGCCCAAACCCGCGACGTGCTCCTGCCCAAGCTGATGTCCGGCGAAATCCGCGTCGGCGATGTGGCGAGTGAAGAGCTTTCCGCTGCATGAGCGACGATCTGGACTCGGCACTTTGGAAAGCAGCGTGGCGGTTCTCCGATGCCCGCATCCATGCTCTGGCGCGCAAAGTGATCCACGCTATGCAGCGTATGCCCGCAAGCGGCGTTTTTGGAGGCGACTACCGGTTCAAGTCCGTCTGGGACGAGTATTGCCGAGAGGTGCAGGAAGGCCCGCATCCGATGCTGGAAGCGGCATTCGACCAAACCGTCGATCCGATGATAGCGCGGCACATCGACCAACTCGATAAGTCCGAACGCCAGTTGCTGGAAATTGCGCTTGCCGACGGCGCAAATGATCCGGGCGACATAGCAACGGCCGTCCGTAAATCCTTGCCAAGTATTGCGATTGATCGCGATTTGAGCAAGTTCGCAAACTATTGACTACGTAGTGGGGGGTGCGCGTGAGTGAATTAAAGACCTGTTTCAAACGCGTCGACTACGACCTTTCCAGCCTGCTGCACTTCATCGACGTCGGCGATATCGGCTTGCCGGATATCCAGCGTCCGTTCGTCTGGAAGAACGCAAAGGTCCGCGATCTGTTCGATTCAATGTATCGCGGCTTTCCTGTGGGATATCTGCTGTTTTGGGAGAATACCGCAATCAATGGTGCCAAGCAGATCGGCATGGACGACAAGCAGCGCGAGGCGCCTGCACGTCTTATTGTTGATGGCCAGCAGCGACTTACCTCTCTCTACGCTGTTTTTCGAGGGCAGAAGGTTCTGGACGAGAATTATGCCTTCCGTCAGATCGAGATCGCATTCCGGCCCCGCGACGGAAAATTTGAGGTTGCCGACGCTGCCATTCGCCGCGATGCAGAGTGGATACCCAATATCTCCGAGTTGTGGTCGTCGGGGGCTTCAAGCCGGAAGCTGGTGAACAGTTTCATCGACAAGCTCGCCGAGAAATCCGAACTCAGCGACGAGGAAGAAGAGCATATCGCTCACAACCTCGATCGGCTGTTCGATCTGCAGAAGTATCCATTCACTGCCCTCGAAATCGCTCAGTCGGTAGATGAAGAGCAGGTCGCTGACATCTTCGTCCGGATCAACAGCGAGGGTGTGAAGCTCAACCAGGCAGATTTCATTCTTACTTTGCTTTCAGTATTCTGGGATAAAGGGCGTGCCGACCTTGAGACATTCTGCCGGCAAGCTCGCGTGCCTGCAAAAGGTTCGGACACGTCACCGTTCAATCATTTTCTCGAGCCAGACCCCGACCAACTTCTGCGTGTTGCCGTGGCTCTCGCATTCAACCG is part of the Novosphingopyxis iocasae genome and encodes:
- a CDS encoding restriction endonuclease subunit S, encoding MADWEILTLREAGVTLIDCVHATPAAVESGYPYIGIPQMKDGRLDFDDARKISDADFAKWTVKAKPQMHDIVLSRRTNPGVIAPVRDSTPFALGQNLVLLRASGERVVPAFLRWLASSPPWWEQIAKFLNVGAVFDSLRCADVPNFGLPIPPRRDQEAIAELLSALDDKIELNRRMNETLEAQAQALFRDWFVDFGPVKAKMTGDAPYLAPDLWSLFPNRLDDDGVPEGWTYSTIGTEVDAVGGSTPSTKNTEFWDGDIAWTTPKDLSGLNSPILLETSRRITSTGLAKISSGLLPRGTVLLSSRAPVGYLAISEIPLAVNQGYIAMLCGGRISNFFAFLWAKQNMDLILQNANGSTFQEISKKNFRPLPVIVADEHVHRQFDSMVKPFFEKIVANELESRTLAQTRDVLLPKLMSGEIRVGDVASEELSAA